A region of the bacterium genome:
GCCGACGGCCATGATGAGCGGTATCCAGAACCTGCCGGGGATGTTGAACTCCCTGCGTATCCCCTCGCGGTCGATGCCGTCCATCGGGTGGGTTTCGAGGCCGAGGCATTTACCGGCGTACATGAGGCTCATGGCGAAAAGACCCGCGTTCTTGCAGGCGAAGGCGAGCGAGGCGTCCGGGCTGTCGCCGTAGATGGATTTGCAGGCCTCCATGAACCAGTCGTGCTGGGCCTCCACCAGTCCCCCCACCGTGACCATGTTGTTGAAGACCTTCTCGGCGGTGGGGTGCCCGGCCTTCCACCCTTCCTTGTCCCCCAGCACGATGAAAACCACCGGAGCCTCGGAAACCTTCGGCTGGTCCCAGGCGACCTTCCTGAGCCGCATCTTCTTTTCCGGGTCCTTGAGGACGATAAGGTTCCAGGGCTGGAGGTTGAAACTCGAAGGGGCCTTGGAGGCGAGTAGAATCATCTGCTTCAAGGTCTCTTCCGGGACGGGGCGGTTCGGGTCGAAAAAGTTGACGGCCCTGCGGCCTTCAAAGATATCCCTGCAGTCCATGTCCTTCGCTCCTGAATGTCTGGTTTAACCACGGCGTCGTAAAAGAAATCTACACCCCGAAAAACCTCTCCGGAAGGAGAGCGGGCAAAAAATGTTTTCTGAAGTCAGGGGGAGGAGGAGAGGCCGCCCAGCGGCACGTAGAATTTTCTGTATTTCCTGCCGTCGGAATAGAGGACGCCTTCCGGCGCTTCCACCAGAATCGTGGCCCTCTTCGTTATCCGGTTAAGCCTGCCGGAAAAAGGCTGCCCTTTATATCTGAAAGAGACCGTTTCGCCGATCCGAAGGCCGCTTTTCATGTGCGCCAGCCCGCGTGCGGTGGTCAGCCGGTGGGTCGTCTCGACGTGGCCGAAAAGCCGAAGGGCCGCTTCCCGGAACCATCTCCCCCGGCAGCTTGACTTGCCGCGAAGGAGGGTTTCGGCGAGGTGCAGCATCTCATGCTCCATAATCCGCAAAAGTCCGTCGAGCCTGTCCCTGCAGGGAACCCCGTTGACCTCCCTTTGCTCGCCCTCCCTGAAATTCAAAAAGAGAAGGTGGGAGGAGATTACGATCTCGAAGGTGTCGCTCTCCCATTTGCGCCTTCCCTTTTTTCTCCGAAGCATCCCCCCCGAGCTGGTCATCCTCTCCGAGAGGCGGAAGGTGAGGCGCCCGGCGGTGGCCTTCGAGAGCGAACCGCCGAAAAACCGCTCGTCGAGCACCGTAAAGACGAGCTGCAGTTCTTCGGCAAAAAGCGAGGTAAAGTTACCCTCCCGGATGGTGGCGGAGAGCCTCAGGAGTCTGGCCCTAGCTTCCCTTTGGGCGTTGCGGTGGGGCGGGCGCGAGAAGATAGCCTTCGAGAGCTCCTCGAAGGCGCTTGAGAACAGACGCATCAGCGGGCCGGAAGAAGGTTCAGCGCCCAGAGGGCGAGAAGGCCTGTAACGACGGTGCCGAAGATAGAGATGAAGGTCCGCAAGGGGGCTTTATCCTTTAACGAGAAAAGCAGGTGGGCCAAAGCCGCAGGCAGGGCGGCGGGCAGAAAAAACCACGAGAAATGGAGCAGCGCCACGAATACGAATAAAATCCCCCTGAGCGTTTTCTCGGCCCCGGCCCTTTTTTTGTCGAAGGGGAATTCCGGGGAGAACTTGAAGAGGAAGTAGAAGATTCCGAGGGTTGTGACGGAGATTCCCGAGACGAAAACCTGGGCTTTGTAAAAGAGCGGAGCGATCTCATAGGCGTCAAGAAAGCCGAATCTTCCGAACAGCCACGTTGCAGCCGCTATCGAGACGATGTGGAGCGCCTGATCGGCGGCGAAAGGCTTCCAGGAAGGGCCGATTTTCTGTTTTGTGAAGTCAAGAAGGGTATGTACTCCCCCTATGAAGAGGCAGAGCGGCCAGAGGGACAAATCCCACAGAAAAACCCACGAGGTCAAAAAATGCGTGAAGGAATGGGAAAGCAGGGGAATAGTCCTGGACTTGTTTTGCGCCATCCAGTTCGACTGCAAGAGAAAATCGGCCGTCATGTGGGCGCATAGGAGCACTACCAAGACCTGCATCATCCCGATTCGATCCTCGGCGGCTGTAAAGAACCGGCGCGGCTCCATGACGGCAGGCCGGGCCGAAAAGCGTGACCGGTAACATTATTCCACAGGACGCCCGATTTTTGAAGGCGGTTTGACGAAAAGCCCGCGCAGCTATTTCAGGGTGGAGAGGTCGACGGCGAAACGGAAGCGGATGTCGCAGGCTATGATTCGCTCGAAAGCCTCGTTTATCTTTTGGGCGGAGATTACCTCCACATCCGCCGCCAGACCGTGCAGGGCGCAAAAATCCAGCATCTCCCGGGTCTCCCGTATTCCGCCCACCAGCGTACCGGCGAGGCTCCGCCGCTGCATGATGAGCGTATCGGGGGAAACGGGGGAGGGGTCGGGCGACCCTGTCACCACCATCGTGCCGTCGCGGCGAAGCAGCTCGAGGTAGGCGTTGTAGTTGTGGAGTACGGGAATCGTGTCGATTATCAGGTCGAAACGCCGGACGTACTTGTGAAAAGCGCCCTCGCGGGTGTCGATAAAGGTTTTCGCGCCGAGCCGGCGCGCGTCGGTACGCTTTCCGGGGGTATGACTAAGGACGCTAACCTTCGCCCCCATGGCGAGAGCGAACTTGACGGCCATGTGACCGAGGCCGCCAAACCCCGCCACGGCCACCTCGACGCCGGGACCGGCGTCGAAGCGTCTAAGCGGCGAGTAGGTGGTGATACCGGCGCACATCAGGGGGGCCGCCCTCTCAAGTTCCATCCCGGCCGGGATTTTGAGGACGTAATCCTCGTTTACCGTTATCCGGGTTGAATAGCCGCCGTAGGAGGGAATTTTTCCGTCGCTCTCGTAGCCGTTGTAGGTGGCGATCATCCCCTCCTCGCAGAACTGCTCCTCCCCCTCTTTGCACGCCCCGCACCTTCGGCACGAACCGGTCATGGGGCCCACCCCGGCGGAGTCGCCCGGGCTGAACTTCCTGACCTTGCCGCCGACTGCGGCCACAACCCCGGAAATTTCGTGGCCGGGCACCATCGGGTAGAGAGAGCCGCCCCACTCGTTGCGAACCTGGTGGATGTCGGAGTGGCATACCCCGCAGTAGCGGATGTCGATCAGAACGTCGTGCGGGCCGGGCTCGCGCCTGTTGATTGAAAAGGGGGCGAGCGGCGACTTTGGGGAAAGGGCTGCGCAGGCGGGAGTTTTAAGCATGGACGGCTCCTTCTTTCCCGCGAAGAGCGCCCAGAAGCGCGTCGGCCAGCGCCTGGCCGGAGGCCGGATTCTGGCCGGTTATAAGTTCCCGGTCGCGAACCGTGAAAGGCTTTCTCGGCGGTCCGTTTTCGACAAGGCCGCCCGCGCCCGAAAGGGCGTCGGCGGCGTAAAAGGGCAGTCGCCCCCCAAAGACGTTTTTTTCGACGGATTTTTCCTCTTCGGTGGAGTAGACAGTCATCCGGTAATCCGCGTACTGCCAGCCGGAGGAGGCTTTCTTCGCCGCTTCGGCGTCGCCCGAGGCGAGGGCCCTGCGGTAATCAGCGGCGCGCTTCAGCGCGGCGAGCAGCGCGACGGGGCCGTGACAGAGGGAGGCGGTGGGCTTGCCGGTCTCGTGGAAATGGCGGAGTATCTTACCCAGTTCCGGGTCCGTCATGAGGTCGGCCATCGGCCCGTGGCCGCCGGGTATGAAGAGGGCCGCGAAGCTTTCAAGCCGGCCCGAGGCGGCCTCGCCGAATCCGAGGGGCTTTAGCACGGAAGGGTGGGCGCGGACGAAAGCGAGCGCCCGGCGAAGTTTTTCCGGGTCACCGCCGAAGCGGGAGACTTTTTCCGAGCGCGCGTCCATGGCGGGCGCGACGCCGTTTGGCGTCGCCAAGGCGATTTCGTAGCCCGCATCGATGAGGGTGAGGGCGGGAACAGACAGCTCGTCCAGGTAAAATCCCGTGGGGACCGTTCGGCCGCCGGAAAGCTCCAGCGCTTTTGCGCCGGAGGCCGCGATGAGCACCGTACCCTTGCTCCCCATTAGCCGTCCTCCTTTCCCCGCTTTTCGTTACCCGGGCTTTCAACTCCAGTTTAATACGGGAGGGACGGATGGCAATTTGAGGAGCTTGCCGTATTATCTGAATAAAGAGTCCCATTGAAAGGAGCTTTGAGGATGTTTAGAAAAATAATTTTCCCGGCGATGTTTACGGTTTTTACCCTTTCCGGTCTCTCATTCGCGGGCGAGGATTTGTCTGCGGCGAAGGCGCTCTTTGAGAAGAAGTGCAATTTTTGTCACAGCATGGAAAGACCGCTTTCCAAGAACAAGGACAGGGCGGGCTGGACGGAGACCGTAAAGCGGATGCAGTCCAAAGAGCCTGACCGCTTGAGCGACAGCGACGTCGAGACGATTATCGACTACCTCACCGCGATACGGGGGAAGAAGTAAGTTTTAAAAAAGCAAAAAGGCCGCCTTTTGAGGGGCGGCCCTTTTAATGGATTAAAAAACTTAAAAACGTAGTGAGCGGCCTGGAGGCAAGGAGACGCGGAGCGAGGCGCGAGACAGTATGCGTCAATACGGCGAGCGGCGAGCGAGCACGCGACGCCGCATCCGGGGCGCGTAATAGTTTTTACTTGCCGAAAGAGCGCTTGAACAGATCCTTGATCGCGGCCTCTCCGGCGGCGTTCAGGTTTCTCGTGCCGGTTCCGCAGAAGGTCTTGTGGCGGATGACGGGGAGTTCGTGAACCCAGGAATCGCCGCGCCAGACGTACCAGTCGCCGCGCTCCTGATCGAAGACGTGAAGGGGGCGGTTGAACATTTTGCCGAGTTCGGCTGCCCAGCCGGTGCCGCCCTTGACGGTGCCGTCGGCCTGAATGGCGCCGACGATGAAGATCTGGAGACCGTTGTTCACCTGATACCAGATGGACTGGAGGATTTTGCGCATCCAGGGGCTTTTGGAATAATCGCGCAGGAGGCGCTTGCCGACCTCTTCCATCATGACGTCGCTCTTCTCAAGCTCGGTCTCGGAGAGGAGGCGGGCGTTCTTTGAGCGCTTGATGTGGTGTCCGTCGAAGGTAAAATTGACTTCGGCGACGCCGTAAGCTTCGGCGGCTTCACCGAACGCCGTCTCGGTGCCTCTGGCGCCGCCGCTGTAAAGGGTGACTTCCTGTGGCTTCATCTATTTTCCTTTCCGTGCGGGATTTCCCGCAACGAATATCTTTGATATCTTCTCTCATAAGAAGTTAAGAGGTTGTTAAAAACGTCGCGAGAGACCCGTTTACAAGGAGACGCGCAGCGAGGGGCGAGACAGTAGCAGCGCTACGGCGAGTCCCTGAGCGAGCACGCGACGCCGTAAAAGGGGCTCGCAGCAGTTTTTACACAATCTCTTTAAAAGGGTAAGGGCTTTTATAGTAATTGCCAAGTCAGGTCAAGTTAAATTTCCTGTCAAGGCCATGAGAAATCAGGTTTTTGAAAGTATAAGAGTGTCTGGTAAAGTTCCGGATTGAGCTAATGAGTCTCAGGAGAGAGAAATGGAAAGGTTCGCAGCCGACAGAAAACTTTGCACCAAGTGTTATTTGTGCCTGAAGATTTGCCCGTGGTCGGCGATAGAGGCCGGAGAAGAGGGATACCCCGAGTCTTCGCCCGCAAGGGGCGGCCGCTGCGCGGCCTGCCAGCAGTGTTTCGCCCTCTGCCCCGAGGGCGCGATCTCGATAGAGGGAAAGAGCGCCGCGAAGAGCGTCTCGCCGGAAAATCTGCCCTCCCCCGAAGCGGTGGAAGCTCTGATCCGTTTCAGAAGGAGCGTGCGATATTACAAAAAGGAGTGCGTATCCGCCGCCGTGGTGGACAACCTCCTTCACATAACCGCCAACGCTCCGACCGGGACGAATTCCCGAAAGCTCCGCTTTACCGTGCTGGAGGGAGATTCCCTCGAAAATTTCAAGAAGGCCGCCTACGAAAAGATAGAGGAGCTTGACGCCAAAGGGCTTTTGCCCGAAAAGCAGCGCTACCTGAAGGCGATGGCGGAAAGCTGGCGCTCGGGCCGGGACGTAATCTTCCGGGACGCTCCGCACCTCCTTCTCGCCTCCTCCGGCAAGACAGCCTCCACGCCTCACGAGGACGGCGTCATCGCCCTTTCGTACTTCGAGCTTATGGCGAACTCGGCGGGCCTCGGAACGCTGTGGGTAGGGTTTGTGATGCATGTCTTCAAGCTTTTGCCTGAACTGGCCGGGCTGATCGGAATCGGCGAAGACCGGCATCTCTCCTATGCGATGCTTTTCGGCTATCCGGCGATACGTTTTCGGCGCGGAGTCCAGCGCGACGAGGTCGAGATAGCGAGGCCGAAACTGTAAAAGGCGTAGAGAGAGGCGGGAGTTGTAATTAAAACCAAAATGGTATAGATTGGACTCTCCCTTTACAAGGAGGAGCAAGATGAGATCTCTTTACGTATTTTTCATCGCGGTTTTTCTCGCTTTGCCCGCGCAGTCTCTCGCGGGCAAGCCGGTTCTGCTCATAGATCAGGGCCACGGGCAGCAGTTCCTGATAGAAAAGGAAGGCGCGCTCGATCTCTCGAAGCTCGCCAGGGTTTTCAGGGACGAGGGGTTCGAG
Encoded here:
- a CDS encoding nitroreductase family protein, whose protein sequence is MDCRDIFEGRRAVNFFDPNRPVPEETLKQMILLASKAPSSFNLQPWNLIVLKDPEKKMRLRKVAWDQPKVSEAPVVFIVLGDKEGWKAGHPTAEKVFNNMVTVGGLVEAQHDWFMEACKSIYGDSPDASLAFACKNAGLFAMSLMYAGKCLGLETHPMDGIDREGIRREFNIPGRFWIPLIMAVGYFAPDKTLMPPKWRKGIEEIVVEF
- a CDS encoding SprT-like family protein, with product MRLFSSAFEELSKAIFSRPPHRNAQREARARLLRLSATIREGNFTSLFAEELQLVFTVLDERFFGGSLSKATAGRLTFRLSERMTSSGGMLRRKKGRRKWESDTFEIVISSHLLFLNFREGEQREVNGVPCRDRLDGLLRIMEHEMLHLAETLLRGKSSCRGRWFREAALRLFGHVETTHRLTTARGLAHMKSGLRIGETVSFRYKGQPFSGRLNRITKRATILVEAPEGVLYSDGRKYRKFYVPLGGLSSSP
- a CDS encoding DUF3307 domain-containing protein — translated: MEPRRFFTAAEDRIGMMQVLVVLLCAHMTADFLLQSNWMAQNKSRTIPLLSHSFTHFLTSWVFLWDLSLWPLCLFIGGVHTLLDFTKQKIGPSWKPFAADQALHIVSIAAATWLFGRFGFLDAYEIAPLFYKAQVFVSGISVTTLGIFYFLFKFSPEFPFDKKRAGAEKTLRGILFVFVALLHFSWFFLPAALPAALAHLLFSLKDKAPLRTFISIFGTVVTGLLALWALNLLPAR
- a CDS encoding NAD(P)-dependent alcohol dehydrogenase, producing the protein MLKTPACAALSPKSPLAPFSINRREPGPHDVLIDIRYCGVCHSDIHQVRNEWGGSLYPMVPGHEISGVVAAVGGKVRKFSPGDSAGVGPMTGSCRRCGACKEGEEQFCEEGMIATYNGYESDGKIPSYGGYSTRITVNEDYVLKIPAGMELERAAPLMCAGITTYSPLRRFDAGPGVEVAVAGFGGLGHMAVKFALAMGAKVSVLSHTPGKRTDARRLGAKTFIDTREGAFHKYVRRFDLIIDTIPVLHNYNAYLELLRRDGTMVVTGSPDPSPVSPDTLIMQRRSLAGTLVGGIRETREMLDFCALHGLAADVEVISAQKINEAFERIIACDIRFRFAVDLSTLK
- a CDS encoding type 1 glutamine amidotransferase domain-containing protein, giving the protein MGSKGTVLIAASGAKALELSGGRTVPTGFYLDELSVPALTLIDAGYEIALATPNGVAPAMDARSEKVSRFGGDPEKLRRALAFVRAHPSVLKPLGFGEAASGRLESFAALFIPGGHGPMADLMTDPELGKILRHFHETGKPTASLCHGPVALLAALKRAADYRRALASGDAEAAKKASSGWQYADYRMTVYSTEEEKSVEKNVFGGRLPFYAADALSGAGGLVENGPPRKPFTVRDRELITGQNPASGQALADALLGALRGKEGAVHA
- a CDS encoding nitroreductase yields the protein MERFAADRKLCTKCYLCLKICPWSAIEAGEEGYPESSPARGGRCAACQQCFALCPEGAISIEGKSAAKSVSPENLPSPEAVEALIRFRRSVRYYKKECVSAAVVDNLLHITANAPTGTNSRKLRFTVLEGDSLENFKKAAYEKIEELDAKGLLPEKQRYLKAMAESWRSGRDVIFRDAPHLLLASSGKTASTPHEDGVIALSYFELMANSAGLGTLWVGFVMHVFKLLPELAGLIGIGEDRHLSYAMLFGYPAIRFRRGVQRDEVEIARPKL